GAATTGCGTTTGAGCCGCCCCCATTCTCCCTGGGCACGCACCTGGTTTGTCAGATTCAAAACCTGCACAAAAAAAGAATTATGGGTGGCATGCGCCAGCGCCTTGTGCAGCTGTTCATCCCAATGCTCAAACTCTTCAATTGTCAGGGCGGCTTCCGAGCGCGCAATACATTCGGCCATGCGCTGGAAATCCATTACGGTAGCGTTCTGAACGATCAGGCCAGGCATCAGCGGTTCGATCAACTGACGGGCAACCATGAGCTCGGCCGGACTGGTGCTGATTGCCGAGACCTGATCTTGCGGATCCGGATTAGCCAATAACGCCGCGCGCTCGGTTACAAACGTGCCGCTGCCAATGCTTTGGCTGATCAGTTGCTGCTGGCGAAAAAGCGCCAACACCCGTCGTACTGCGCCACGGGATATATTGAAACGGTCACTGAGTTCACGTTCCGGCGGCAGTTTCATGCCGGGTTTCAATTTACCGGCGACGATTTCTCCTGCGAGGTAGTCCGCCAGTTTCTTGCCGCCAAGCAGCCGAATCTGGCCACTGATATTAATTCTGTCTGTCATTGAATCCGTCGAATACGTGTTATCTGCGCTTGGAACAGGGCAATATAGACCAATACGAGCCCATTT
Above is a window of Advenella kashmirensis WT001 DNA encoding:
- a CDS encoding FadR/GntR family transcriptional regulator translates to MTDRINISGQIRLLGGKKLADYLAGEIVAGKLKPGMKLPPERELSDRFNISRGAVRRVLALFRQQQLISQSIGSGTFVTERAALLANPDPQDQVSAISTSPAELMVARQLIEPLMPGLIVQNATVMDFQRMAECIARSEAALTIEEFEHWDEQLHKALAHATHNSFFVQVLNLTNQVRAQGEWGRLKRNSLTPENRHCYEVQHREIVAALTDRDAGLARKRLLEHLQQIEMNLFGIKN